TTTACAACTTGCCGTGGGTATTTATCATCTGAGCAATCAAAACTTACGGGGGGCCATGATTTTACTCGGTGAAGGTATCGGCCGCCTCAGTCGCTATCAACCGGAATACGCAGGCTTAGATATTCGCCAACTTCTGCTCCAGAGCAAAACCCTACTGACTGAACTACAACAAACCAGTCTTAATTCTACGGATCGGGTGGATATTGAGGACTATTCTCAACAATTGCCCAAAATTGAACGAATGGATCGGCGATCGCTCTAGAGATACAGCGCTTTCCGCTTCGCGGACATGAACGCGCTAGGGAATAGGGAATAGTGCGATTCGTTCGCTAGAAACTACGCTAATTCATTAGC
This Roseofilum capinflatum BLCC-M114 DNA region includes the following protein-coding sequences:
- a CDS encoding DUF309 domain-containing protein → MSNQLPPEFWHGIEQFNQEEFYACHDTLEAIWLEASEPERTLYQGILQLAVGIYHLSNQNLRGAMILLGEGIGRLSRYQPEYAGLDIRQLLLQSKTLLTELQQTSLNSTDRVDIEDYSQQLPKIERMDRRSL